The following are encoded together in the Juglans microcarpa x Juglans regia isolate MS1-56 chromosome 2D, Jm3101_v1.0, whole genome shotgun sequence genome:
- the LOC121248341 gene encoding solute carrier family 25 member 44 — MAAAPSARAHSYGQTEINWDKLDKTKFYVVGAGLFTGVTVALYPVSVVKTRMQVASKDVAEKNAFSVIRAILKADGVPGLYRGFGTVITGAIPARIIFLTALETTKVAALKMVEPFKLSEPTEAAIANGLAGMIASLFSQAVFVPIDVVSQKLMVQGYSGHAKYSGGLDVARKVIKSEGIRGLYRGFGLSVMTYSPSSAVWWASYGSSQRLIWSLLDKGIDHEEVAPSQSKIMSVQATGGIIAGATASCITTPLDTIKTRLQVMGHEKQKTARQVVKGLIMDEGWKGLYRGLGPRFFSMSAWGTSMILTYEYLKRLCTIEEL; from the exons ATGGCTGCTGCACCTAGCGCACGAGCCCATTCGTATGGTCAAACCGAGATTAACTGGGATAA GCTTGACAAAACTAAGTTTTATGTCGTAGGAGCTGGCCTCTTTACTGGAGTTACTGTGGCACTGTACCCAGTCTCTGTTGTGAAAACCAGGATGCAGGTCGCATCAAAGGATGTTGCAGAAAAAAATGCTTTTTCTGTCATCAGGGCCATACTAAAAGCAGATGGGGTTCCTGGTCTATACAGAGGGTTTGGTACAGTCATAACTGGTGCAATTCCTGCCAGGATCATTTTTCTTACCGCTTTAGAGACCACAAAAGTGGCTGCCTTAAAGATGGTTGAGCCATTTAAATTATCTGAGCCTACAGAGGCAGCCATAGCGAATGGTTTAGCTGGCATGATAGCATCCCTATTTTCTCAGGCTGTGTTTGTTCCAATTGATGTG gtTAGCCAAAAGTTGATGGTACAAGGATATTCAGGCCATGCTAAGTACAGTGGGGGTCTGGATGTTGCTCGTAAGGTTATAAAATCTGAGGGCATTCGGGGATTATACAGAGGGTTTGGTCTATCTGTTATGACTTATTCCCCATCTAGTGCTGTATGGTGGGCAAGTTATGGCTCAAGCCAACGCTTGATCTGGAG TCTCTTAGACAAAGGTATTGATCATGAGGAAGTTGCTCCTAGCCAGTCAAAAATAATGTCAGTTCAAGCTACTGGTGGAATTATTGCGGGAGCTACAGCATCATGCATCACAACCCCATTGGACACCATCAAAACCCGCTTACAG GTGATGggacatgaaaaacaaaaaactgcaAGACAAGTTGTTAAAGGCTTGATTATGGATGAGGGTTGGAAAGGTTTATACAGAGGATTGGGTCCAAGATTTTTTAGCATGTCTGCTTGGGGAACCTCAATGATATTGACTTACGAATATCTGA AGCGCTTGTGTACTATAGAGGAATTGTGA
- the LOC121248371 gene encoding uncharacterized protein C9orf85 homolog, with amino-acid sequence MSNKHGPPKHQNKYAWKPKAGHKINETEVGGKFRPFSEITGVCPRCKEQIDWKRRYGKYKPLAEPAKCQQCSKRAVRQAYHNLCPGCAKEQSVCAKCRCRVSRIVGRDSSEVEAEQKSLDEAIKNARERDRRTLLRAMNRDQSKSSEKMATSKENKVGELFPSASVEEYAELRRDDNGDEDDNEVEDLILS; translated from the exons ATGAGCAACAAGCACGGCCCCCCAAAGCACCAAAACAAATACGCTTGGAAACCCAAGGCCGGTCACAAGATAAACGAAACG gaaGTTGGGGGAAAGTTTAGGCCCTTCTCAGAGATCACGGGGGTTTGTCCACGTTGTAAAGAACAGATCGATTGGAAGCGCCGCTACGGCAAGTACAAGCCCCTCGCCGAGCCGGccaaatg TCAGCAATGTTCGAAACGAGCCGTTCGTCAGGCTTACCATAATCTCTGTCCTG GTTGTGCGAAGGAGCAAAGTGTCTGTGCAAAGTGTCGTTGCCGTGTGAGCCGTATAGTTGGAAG AGATTCTTCGGAAGTCGAGGCTGAGCAAAAGTCGCTTGACGAG GCAATTAAGAATGCTCGAGAAAGGGACCGGAGGACTCTGCTACGAGCT ATGAACAGAGATCAATCTAAAAGTTCAGAAAAAATGGCAACTAGCAAAGAAAACAAGGTTGGGGAGTTATTTCCTTCTGCATCAGTTGAGGAGTATGCTGAGCTAAGAAGGGATGATAACGGTGATGAGGACGATAATGAAGTTGAGGACCTAATTTTGAGTTAA
- the LOC121248246 gene encoding LOW QUALITY PROTEIN: putative receptor-like protein kinase At5g39000 (The sequence of the model RefSeq protein was modified relative to this genomic sequence to represent the inferred CDS: deleted 2 bases in 1 codon), whose protein sequence is MAIVALLCLFSTIVHLLPSLPITTAKTPPPYTPTDYFLLNCGSSSNSTSLDGRRWEGDSNSMFSPTTFSTSSSSNASKFDPSLSQVPYMTARIFDRHSKFTYSFPVSPGPKFLRLYFYPTSYSNHDKTKSFFSVTANDFTLLSNFSAYLSISTTTTSTTFIVKEFIVHVQQNQNLDVTFKPSPSSYAFINGIEVVSMPSKLYNISNQETSPVTFVNEGDNSPFYINNLFAFETLYRLNVGGKDISNVDDTGMFRSWSQDEDYIFGKAFGTMPHRSNVTIKYTEDTPPYTAPEIIYTSSRTMGTDPNINLKYNLTWIFSVDVGFLYLVRLHFCETQLEVTHENQRVFRVFIYNQTAEEQMDVIQWSGGNGSPVYRDYVVLVPGKSQAKQVLWLALHPNRDVIPKPDYADAILNGVEIFKLNQSDGNLAGPNPEPTMVGPSPTSSEQEKKTTPKNNLSPIMIATGIATGALLAILINICFLAHYQRRRKRSDESGMSLAKSSWVPFSRTWRSTDENVSTLPLELCRYFSIVEIKAATNNFDRQLVIGAGGFGNVYKGYIDSGSTAVAIKRLNPSSKQGTREFWTEIHMLSQLRHVNLVALIGYCDDQDEMILVYEYVARGTLRSHLYGNDNPTLTWKQRVQICIGAAHGLNYLHTGAKNMIIHRDVKSTNILLDERLLAKVSDFGLSKLGPTSMSQTHVSTVVKGSFGYVDPEYYRRQKLTEKSDVYSFGVVMFEVLCARPALMPSQPKEQVNLAQWARKCYHNGTLDQIADPCLRGEIAYDCLNKFGEVADSCIRDRGIERPTMRDVVWALQFVLKLQENAEKNIGHGVEDVGCVGLDTGGTQASPSNPRGEVTASDFDDLFSSPGHVLNSRSSWEASSGGKSIQMGWNNSISNSKDG, encoded by the exons ATGGCAATCGTCGCACTACTCTGCCTCTTCTCTACCATCGTCCATCTTCTCCCATCTCTCCCCATCACCACCGCCAAAACTCCACCTCCTTACACTCCTACTGATTATTTCCTCCTCAACTGTGGCTCCTCCTCCAACTCTACCTCACTCGATGGCCGACGCTGGGAAGGCGATTCCAATTCAATGTTCTCCCCCACGACATTC agcacatcatcatcatccaatGCTTCCAAATTTGACCCTTCCCTTTCTCAAGTCCCATACATGACTGCTCGTATATTTGATCGCCACTCCAAATTCACCTATTCCTTTCCTGTCTCACCCGGCCCAAAATTCCTCCGCCTTTACTTCTACCCTACATCATATTCCAATCACGACAAAACCAAATCTTTTTTCTCTGTCACTGCCAATGACTTCACACTCTTAAGCAACTTCAGCGCCTATCTCTCCATCTCCACTACAACTACTTCCACAACATTTATTGTCAAAGAATTCATCGTCCAcgttcaacaaaatcaaaatctcgACGTAACCTTCAAGCCATCTCCAAGCTCTTATGCCTTCATCAACGGGATCGAGGTTGTTTCTATGCCCAgtaaattatacaatattagtaATCAAGAAACGTCCCCAGTGACCTTTGTAAATGAAGGCGACAACTCGCCCTTCTATATTAATAATCTATTCGCTTTTGAGACATTGTATAGGTTAAACGTGGGTGGCAAAGATATTTCCAACGTTGATGATACTGGAATGTTCCGATCTTGGAGTCAGGATGAGGATTACATCTTTGGAAAGGCATTTGGCACCATGCCTCATCGGTCCAATGTCACGATCAAGTACACTGAGGACACCCCACCATACACCGCGCCAGAGATTATATACACTTCTTCTCGTACAATGGGTACGGATCCTAACATTAACTTGAAATACAACCTCACTTGGATTTTTTCTGTGGATGTTGGGTTTCTATATCTGGTTAGGCTCCATTTTTGCGAGACTCAATTAGAAGTCACGCACGAGAATCAACGGGTGTTTCGTGTATTCATCTATAATCAGACGGCCGAAGAGCAAATGGATGTGATCCAATGGAGTGGCGGCAATGGAAGTCCTGTGTACAGAGACTACGTTGTGTTGGTTCCTGGAAAATCCCAAGCTAAGCAGGTTTTATGGCTTGCACTCCATCCAAACAGAGACGTGATTCCAAAACCGGATTATGCAGATGCGATCTTGAACGGTGTAGAGATATTCAAGTTGAACCAATCGGATGGTAACCTAGCCGGGCCCAATCCAGAACCGACGATGGTGGGTCCAAGTCCAACATCCTCAGAACAAGAGAAGAAGACAACGCCTAAAAATAACCTGTCACCGATTATGATTGCAACAGGCATTGCCACTGGTGCTTTGCTTGCAATACTCATTAACATATGTTTCTTAGCTCACTAtcagaggaggaggaagagatcGGATGAATCTGGTATGAGCTTGGCCAAATCCTCGTGGGTCCCATTTTCCAGGACGTGGAGGTCCACTGACGAGAACGTTTCAACATTGCCATTAGAACTATGTCGTTACTTCTCGATCGTGGAGATCAAAGCGGCCACGAACAACTTCGATCGTCAATTAGTCATAGGTGCTGGAGGATTTGGCAATGTATATAAAGGGTATATTGACAGTGGGTCCACCGCTGTTGCAATCAAACGGTTGAATCCATCGTCAAAGCAAGGGACTCGCGAGTTTTGGACTGAGATCCACATGCTCTCCCAGCTTCGCCATGTTAATCTCGTGGCTTTAATCGGATATTGTGATGATCAAGACGAGATGATCCTTGTGTATGAGTATGTGGCACGAGGGACCCTTCGTTCTCACCTCTATGGAAATGACAACCCTACGCTTACATGGAAGCAACGCGTCCAAATTTGCATCGGCGCAGCGCATGGGTTGAACTACCTTCATACAGGTGCAAAGAATATGATAATTCATCGCGACGTGAAATCCACGAACATACTGCTCGATGAGAGGTTGTTAGCTAAGGTTTCAGATTTCGGTTTGTCAAAATTGGGTCCCACAAGCATGTCCCAGACCCACGTCAGCACTGTCGTGAAAGGTAGTTTTGGGTACGTGGACCCGGAGTACTATCGGAGGCAGAAGCTAACGGAAAAATCTGACGTGTACTCATTTGGGGTGGTTATGTTTGAGGTATTGTGTGCTAGGCCAGCATTGATGCCGAGCCAACCCAAGGAGCAAGTGAACTTGGCCCAATGGGCCAGGAAATGTTATCATAATGGAACCCTTGATCAGATCGCTGACCCGTGTTTGAGAGGTGAGATTGCATACGATTGTCTTAACAAGTTCGGGGAGGTTGCAGATAGTTGCATACGTGATCGAGGAATCGAACGGCCAACAATGAGAGATGTGGTGTGGGCCCTTCAGTTTGTACTTAAACTTCAAGAAAACGCTGAGAAGAATATCGGACATGGGGTTGAGGATGTAGGCTGTGTTGGCCTGGACACAGGTGGGACCCAAGCCAGCCCATCTAATCCACGTGGAGAGGTGACTGCCTCTGATTTTGATGACTTGTTTTCTTCTCCTGGACACGTGTTGAACTCAAGAAGTAGTTGGGAAGCTAGTAGTGGTGGGAAGAGTATTCAGATGGGATGGAATAATTCTATATCCAACAGTAAAGATGGATGA